One window from the genome of Cellulosilyticum sp. I15G10I2 encodes:
- a CDS encoding DUF1653 domain-containing protein encodes MKDLIQLGRYRHFKGNEYEVIALAKHSETLEDMVVYRALYGEYGIWVRPASMWQEELIKEGRTFKRFEKLE; translated from the coding sequence ATGAAAGATTTAATTCAGTTAGGGCGATACCGGCACTTTAAAGGTAATGAATATGAGGTAATTGCACTGGCTAAGCATAGTGAAACATTAGAAGATATGGTTGTCTATCGTGCCTTATATGGAGAGTATGGTATATGGGTAAGGCCAGCAAGTATGTGGCAAGAAGAGCTTATAAAAGAGGGCAGGACATTTAAAAGGTTTGAAAAGTTAGAGTAA
- a CDS encoding helix-turn-helix domain-containing protein, whose product MQQKISKLMEKHHISFGELAEKLNISKQTLTRKVNGSTDWTYQEITTLTQLLSIKDPQDFFFSIK is encoded by the coding sequence ATGCAGCAAAAAATAAGCAAGCTTATGGAAAAACATCATATCAGTTTTGGTGAATTAGCGGAGAAACTGAATATAAGTAAACAGACACTTACCAGAAAAGTAAATGGCAGTACGGATTGGACTTATCAGGAAATCACGACCTTAACACAATTATTGAGTATAAAAGATCCTCAGGATTTTTTCTTTAGTATCAAATAG
- a CDS encoding YwbE family protein has protein sequence MDGTKRNNIKIGATVMVVQKQDQRSGKLTEGVVQRILTNSSEHHHGIKVMLENGIVGRVKEIKK, from the coding sequence ATGGACGGAACCAAAAGAAATAATATTAAAATAGGGGCAACAGTAATGGTTGTACAAAAACAGGACCAACGAAGCGGTAAACTTACAGAAGGCGTTGTTCAGAGAATCCTTACTAATTCATCAGAGCACCACCATGGTATAAAGGTTATGTTAGAAAACGGCATTGTTGGAAGAGTAAAAGAAATAAAAAAATAA